The Plasmodium yoelii strain 17X genome assembly, chromosome: 4 genome has a window encoding:
- a CDS encoding ribosomal protein L32 translates to MAVKKVGKIIKKRTKKFTRFQSNRFMRVKPAWRKPRGIDCRVRRRYKGTNLMPSIGYGSNKKTRHLLPNNKYKYIVKNVKEMEPLIMNNNKYCVEIAHNVSSKKRKEIIERAKQMNVSVINAKARLQKTEE, encoded by the exons ATGGCAGTAAAAAAAGTTGGAAAAATCATTAAAAAGAGAACTAAGAAGTTCACTCGATTTCAGTCCAATAGGTTTATGCGTGTTAAG CCTGCATGGAGAAAACCAAGAGGTATTGATTGCCGTGTAAGAAGAAGATATAAAGGAACCAACTTAATGCCAAGTATTGGATATGGAAGTAATAAGAAAACACGACATTTATTaccaaataataaatataaatacattgtaaaaaatgttaaagaaATGGAACCTCTAATTATGAATAACAACAAATACTGTGTTGAAATTGCTCATAATGTTTCAAGTAAAAAGAGAAAAGAAATAATTGAAAGAGCAAAACAAATGAATGTTTCCGTTATTAACGCCAAAGCCAGATTACAAAAAACAGaagaataa